In Paenibacillus durus, the DNA window GGCACGACCAGACATTGGTACATATAATAGCCCGGGCTCTGATAGCCGGTTAGATAAAAAATATTTTCAGGGGTGTGAATCAGCATGCCGCTGAGCCCCTTGAGTTCAAGCTCGCGTTGTACATTTTGAAGGCGGGAATCGAATTCATCCCTGGAAAATACCAATGATATGGCGCTCAATATCGTCTACCCCTTTCCCTGAACTCATCGTTGTCAAGCCTGATAGCCGTAAGTATCCATTCTCAAATCTCTTAAATAGGGTGTGAGCTTCGAGCATTCGTCCGCTTCATCCAGATTGATCTCCAGCACCTGCATGTCCTCTTCATTCAAATGGCCGCTGACGATGAGCTCGCCCTTCGGATTCGCCAGCTTGTTGTTGCCGAACAACCGCAGATCGCCGCCCACGCCATTGATGCCTGCCACAAAGCAGGTATTTTCAAGCGCTCTTGCCGGATAATAAATGTCCCATCTGTGCTTGTCTTCAATCGAAAAAGCGGATGGAGTCACGATCAGCTTCGCCCCTTGCAGAGCAAGGGTACGCGCAGCCTCCGGGAACCCCGCATCGTAACAAATCAGGACTCCGAGCTTGCCGAAATCAAGCTCATACGGTGAACAAACGTCACCGGGTTCAAAATATTTTCGCTCGTCCTCCCAGAGATGAACCTTGCTGTACGTACCCGCGACGGCTCCGGTTCGGTCAATAATCACGGCGCCGTTGGCGGTCCCTCCTTCGTCCAGCTTCAGTGCCATCCCAAGCACGATGTTAATGTTATGCGCTCGGGCGGCTTCCCGGAATGCCTGAACCGTCGGACCGCCGGTATCCTCGGCCAGCTCATGATAGCGGTCGCCGATCACGTCGGTATTGTATCCGGTGATGCACAGCTCCGGGAACACGATCAGATCGGCGCCCTGCCGAGAGGCCTGTTCAACGAACTCCAGACCTCTCCTGACATTCGCGGCAACATCCATCAGTGCGCTTTCGAACTGCACCAGCGCCAGTTTAACGGTTGCCAAGCCTCTCCCCCCTTTAAAGCCTGAATTCCTCATTTCAAACAGCTGATACACAGACTTTGTCCCGTCAGTACTGGGTAATCTGGTTAAGGAACTGCGCCAGGCGGGGATGCTTGCCGGCTTCTTCCATCTGCGATGAAGGCAGGTCTTCGACAACCTTTCCCTGGTCCATAAAAATAATGCGGTCGCCTACCCGGCGCGCGAATTCCATCTCATGCGTAACGATGACGACGGTCATGCCGTCTCTGGCGAGATCCGAGATCACGTCCAGAACCTCGGCCGTCATCTCGGGATCAAGCGCTGAGGTCGGCTCGTCGAACAGCATCAGCTTCGGATTCATGGCAAGCGCCCGCGCAATCGCGATGCGCTGCTGCTGCCCCCCAGACAGCTGTTCGGGATAATGCTCGGCCCGGTCTTTCAGACGTACCCGTTCCAGCAATTGAACTGCGCGCGCCCGGACCTCATGCTCTTTTTCCCTGCGCACTACTTTCGGAGCCAGCATAATATTCTGGATCGCGTTCAGGTGCTGGAACAGATCGAACGATTGAAAAACCATGCCGATCTCCGCCCGCACATGCCGCGATACCCCCACATCCTGTCCATTGTACAGAATCTGTCCGCCGTCGATGGGTTCAAGCCCCGCCATGCATCTCAGCAGCGTTGACTTGCCCGAACCGGAAGGTCCGATAATAACCACACGTTCACCCTCGCGGATATCAAGAGAGACCTCTTTTAGGATCGGATCACCATGGTATTGCTTGGACACCTGCTCGATTTGCAGCACAATGTTCGACCTCCTTTCCGTTTTTCAAGCTATAAGATTGACTTCCCTCGCTTCATCAGCGAGAACAGCCGGGGCTTGCGGGTTCGCGAACGGGTAATATCCATCCGCCGCTCCAGGTATGTCTGCACGAGCGTGAACAGCGCCGTAAAGGCAAGGTAGTAAATGACGGCCGCAATCAGCGTATCGACATAATCGAAGTTGGCGCTGGCGGTCTGCTGAGCGGTCAGCAGCAGATCGGTATAGCCTACGACCGAGGCCATCGCCGAGGTCTTCAGCATGCCGATGAACTGGTTGGCTGTCGGCGGGACGATGACGCGAAACGCCTGGGGAAGAACGACGTATCTCATCCGCTGCCAGCTGTTCATTCCGAGGGCGTTAGCCGCCCGGTGCTGCCCTTTGCCGACCGATGCGAGACCGGAACGCACGATTTCCGCCATATAAGCTGCCTCATTAAGCGCGAGTGCGACGAATGCCGACTGGAACCCGGTCAGCCTGATCCCGAACTGGGGCAGCGCGGTGTACACAAAGATCAGCTGCACCAACACGGGAATCCCGCGAAAAATCCATATATACGAAGCCGCCAAGCCCTGCAGAAGCTTCCACCTTGACATTTTGGCAAGGGCAATGATGAATCCAAGAAGGACGGCGACAATCTGCGACACCAGCGTGAGCTTCATTGTATTTACGGCTCCATCCAGAAAAGCACGGGAACCCAGATACGCCCAAACGCCTTCCAATAATTCCATTCTTAAACCTCCTTTTTACAGCTTCCGTCAGATTCGCGGGGTAAAAAGCGTTCACGCGAATCTGACGGCTATGATTATCTTAGGTGACGGATATCACTTGAAGTAGCTCATTTCAGCAGGCAGATGATATTTTTCCATCAATTGTGTATAGGTTCCGTTCTCAACGACTTTCTTCAGCGCTGCTTCGATGGCTGTCTTCGTTTCCGTGTCGCCCTTGCGAACAGCGATTCCGATCTTCGTATCCGCACCGAAGGAGCCGGCGATTTCGAATACGCCCGGTTTCTCCTCTTGCAGGTAAGCCGCTCCGGGAGAAGAGTGAAGGAATGCGTCGGCACGGCCCTGCTCGGTTGCAAGGACGGCGTCATTGGCAGTCGGTAGCGCCAAAATTTTAATTTCTTTCTTTCCGGCTTGCTTCAGTTTTTCGTTATGTTCACGGACGTTGATTTCCTCGACAGCTCCGCGTGTGACGGCAACCGTCAGATCGGACAGATCATCCAAGCTTTTGATCCCCTTCGGATTGCCGCTCTTCACGACGATCGAATCGGCCAGACCCATATAAGGGATGAAGTCTACTTGCTCTTCCCGCTCGGGCTTGATATACATGGCGGAATTGATGATATCGATCCGTTTGCCCTGCAGGGCCGGAATCAGGCCGTCGAAGTTCATGGACTGGATCTTGACCTCTACGCCCATCTCCTTCGCAATCGCTTGTCCCAGTTCAATATCGAAGCCGGTGAATTCATTGTTCACCATGTATTCGAAAGGAGGAAACGTTGCGGCCGTGCCATAGGTCAGGAACCCTTTTTCAACCAAAAAAGATGGAGCGGCTGCGGCTGCCGTCTCTTGCGGCTTGCTGCTTTCGGCCGGTGCAGAGGCCTGCCCTCCGTTTGCACTGTTTGTTCCGGAGCATGCGCTCAACACCGCAACCACCAATACCAACATCGCACAGACAAGCATCTTGGTGTTCTTCATCATCACGTTAATCTCTCCTCATCAGTTCTGGTTGTTTTGCATTACACTCAGTACAACTTGCTGGGTCTTCCGATTGTGTTCGACTAGATAACGGCTGGCTTCCTCCGCCTGCTTGAGGGTCATGAGCTCCACCAGCCGGCGATGCTCGTTAAGAGAACCGTCAACCATTCCGGGCTGGATTAAAAGAATGCGGCGATATCGTTCGCTCTGCTCCCATAACCGTTCAATGATCGACAACAGCACAGGACGCTGTGCAAGACTGTAAATGAACATATGAAACTCGCGGTTGGCGGCCAGAATGGCTTCGGTGTCGAGGCTGTGGTGATTGGCCAGTTCCTCCTGCTTCTGAATCATGCCGTTAAGGACGGCAGCATCCTCCGGCGTTAGCAGCTCTGTCGCAAGCTGTACGGCCAAGCCTTCCAGATTACAACGGACCAGATAAATATCTTCGAGATGCTCCGCCGACAATGGGGTGACCGTTACGCCCCTGTGTGAATGCAGCAGAACCAGATCCTGGGCTGCCAGCTTGTCCAGCGCGCTGCGGACGGGCATTTTGCTTACCCCGAGACGGGCAGCGACAGCATCTTGGTCGATTTTCTCGCCAGGAGCCAATTCGCCGGATAACACCCACTGCTTGAGAACGGAGTACACATGCTCCGACGCGGTAACAAAGGTTGGGATTCTACTCAATCATTCAGCATCTCCTTTCTAAAATTTCAAGATCGGATATTTGATCAAATATCAACGATCAATGATTACCTGTGATATAGGTCACATTGTAAGGGGCAATTCGACAAACTGTCAATAAAAATATCTCAAATTGTAAATATTCCTGTCACAAGGTCGAAATAACTGACATGAAGTCGAAAATATAGATATTTTGTCGATATTTTAGTTGCAAAATAAGATTTTATGTGACTATAATTACTGTGATATTTGATCAAATATCAATTTCTCATCCATTTTTTGCATCAAAACCTTTAATTGCGTTAGATTTCATAACATCATTTTCTTCTCTGCCGAATGAAAAAACGAGGTGTAGGTATGCTTATTTCACAAATTGATGTGTTCAGATGTGACCTCCCGCTCTCTCCCCCATTCACTCATTCTTCTTCCGGAACCGTCACTCATCTAAAAGAAATCTATCTGCGCATTACAGCCGATTCCGGCGTTACCGGCTGGAGCGAAGTGCGCGGAAACTGCGAATATGTTACCGGCGATACGCCCGAACGGGTGGCGGCGGTTCTTACGCATACACTGGGCCCCGCACTGCTCGGAAAGCCCGTGATGAACAGAAATAGGATCAACGCCCAGCTCGATAAGCTGATTAACGGCAACAGCGCGGCCCGCGCCGCGGTAGATATTGCCCTGCTCGATCTCATGGGCAAGCAGTTGAAAGTGTCCGTCGCCGATCTGCTGGGGGGACGGCTGCGGGATTCCATCCCGAGCGATGCCACGATCGCCTTCGGCACACCGGATGAAGCTGAGGAGGAAGCGGTCCGGTATTTGCAGGACGGCTTTCGGACCATTAAGGTGAGAGTCGGCCCGGACCGGGCCGCTGATCTTGAACGGGTGCGGCGGGCCAGAGCCGTCATCGACTCACTCGGGCTTGGCGGAGAAGTTCTTCTGTGTGTCGATGCCAATCAGGGGTGGACGCCCAAGCAAGCGTCCCTCCGCTTGAGGGAACTCGAAGCGCTTGGTGTGGAATGGGTAGAGCAGCCCGTGCCTGCTGACGACTTCTCCGGTCTGAAACAGGTCCGGCAGCAGACACGGGCCGCCGTTGTGGCCGATGAGAGCTGCCGCACCTGCGCGGATGTCGCCCGGATTGCCGCCGAGGGCGCGGCCGATATTGTTCACTTGAAGCTCGTCAAGGCGGGGTCTGTCGCCAATCTGCTGCGGATGATGGCGGTCGCCGAATCCTTCGGCATCCCGTATATGCTCGGGCAGATGGACGAGGGTCGGCTCGCTACCGCCGCTCTGCTGCAAATCGCGGCGGCTTCGCGCGCCAGCCACTTTGAAGTATGGGGATTCCAGCGGGTCCGTCCCGAAGACGATCCCGCCGGCGCGCTTACGGTGTCGAACGGAGCTGTATCGGTTCCCGAAGGCTTCGGACTGGGCGTCACCGTCGATGAATCCCGTTTGACCAATATCGCCAGCCTGTCCGCTGGCGCAACGTAGGCCGCCTCTAGGATTTCCAATATATTATAGAAGCAAAACAGCAAGCCTCCGTTTGATTGGAGGCTTGCTGTTTGTATTTTCCGACCCCTGGCACCTTGATTATTGAATCTTCAAAACGATCTTTCCAATGGTATTCTTCTTCTCCAAAAGGAGATGTGTCTCCGCTACCTGTTCCAATGGATAAACGCCTGACACCTCGGAGTGAAGCTCACCGCGCGCCAGCATGCCTAGCGCTTCCTTCGCCGCTGCTCCTACCTTGTCCGGAGCGGTCTCAGCGTACCCGCCGAGCGAAAACCCGGCAATCGCTTGATTGTTGATCCATAAACCGTTCGTTGATTGAAGCATGTCCGGTTCACCGCTCGCATTCCCCACAACGACCAATTGTCCGAGAGGGCTAAGTACTTGGAGACTGCGGGAGCGTGCTTCTCCTCCCACCGGATCGAAGACGGCATCAACGCCTGCTCCCCCTGTCGCGTGAAGAACACGTTCAACAAATTCATCCCGGAGAAAGAGCTCATCATAACCAAGAGATTCGGCAAGCTTCAATTTCCCGGTACTGCCGACCGTACCCATCACATGCTTTGCTCCCAGCCGCTTTGCTACTTGACTAAGAAAGCTTCCAAGCCCTCCGGCAGCAGCGTGAATGAGCACGGTACTCCCCGCCTGCATCCGGTTCACGTCTTTTATCGCCATGTAGGCGGTCGTTAAATTGACGATGGATGCGGCTGCTGTTGCCAGGTCAAGCTCCGAACCGAGCGTATCCAGCGGTACGGTCAGCGAAGCTCTTACACTCGCCATTGCCGCGTAGCCCCCAAGATTCAGCAGCGTCATCGATGCAACGGGCTGACCGACATAAAAGCCTTCTACTCCTTCCCCAATCGCTCGAACATATCCGGACACTTCGAGTCCAGGTACAAGCGGCATTGAGAATGAAGAACCGAATTCGCCCCGGCGCAACAATATGTCCGCGTATCCAACGCCTGCATAAGCCACGTCAATCGTGAGATTCCCGGGAGCTGGACTGAGATCGGGCAATTCCATGAGCCGTAATTTTTCTGCACCGCCAAATCCGTCTATAACCATCGCTTTCATTACCTATTGCCTCCTTCAAATCTACCGGTTGAAACTATCTTAATTCGCGCAGAAGAAGGCAGACAGTGTTTAATTATACGGGTATACAATTTGATAGGATAACGAAAAAGAACGCTGCTGCAAGAACGGTTTGGCGCCCAGTTAAAGGATGGATTGCCCGGTAAATTCCAACATATGCTGTTCGGTCAATGTACCCTCTTCGGGAGTGTAGACACAGAGGTGGATATCGGAATTGCCGTTTATATGACTGAAAGAATTCAGTGTAAAGGTTAGCGGTCCAGCCTCGGGATGGTTTAATTCAAATCGGACGGCCTTTTTATCCTGCACATCATGCAGCTGCCAGAACTCTGCGAATAATGGGCTGTCGTTACATAGTCCTTGAACGAATTCCTCGAGCACAGGATCATCCGGATGCTGGTCGTAATAAGAACGGAGGATCGCTAAGCCGTACCTGGCGAACTCGTCCCAGTTGGCTATGTTCTGGCGCAAAGAAGAATCGGTGAATACAAGACGTGTCATATTGCATTCTTCCTTGGGAAGCGAATCGAAATCCGTTAAAAATATAGAAGCCATACGGTTCCAAACCAATACATCTGTCCGGAATGTGGCGATAATGGCAGGATAACGAATCTGTTCGACAATCTGCCGCAGCCCCGTGTCTATTCCATTCATTGGTGATGCGCTGGGGTCGGTCATCCGATCATAATTTGCCAGCCGCTTAAGGTGCAGGTGCTCTTCCGGCGATAGCAGTAGTGCTCTTCCTATTCTTTCGATAACATCTTTAGATACACGAACTTCCCGGCCCTGCTCCAACCACGTATACCAGGTCGTGCTCACTTCAGCTAACTCGGCAACTTCTTCCCGGCGAAGACCTGGAGTTCTTCTGCGGCCATACTTCCCGCTGATACCAACCATGGCAGGCTGTATCCGCTCCCGGCGCGATCTCAGAAACTGGCCTAGCGCTTTAAGCTTCCGTACTTCCATTGACACGGCACATCCCCCCCATTTTAAGTTATTCCAATACTGCAACCGTTCCTAATCTTAGGATAACACAACCCTATTTCCCACCGAAAAAATCCAACCCTCTTTATCACACGCTCTTATTTAAGGGGAAAATTATGCATCTATCTGAAGTCACGGGCGTATTCAATGGTATACCTTTAATGAAATCATAGCCCTAAATACTGGAAGTAAGTTATCATAAATAAAGGAGGTGCGTCTTTTGAACAGCTCAAGATTGATGAAGCTGCTGGGGCTTATTGCCGGAGTTGCAGTCTTGGATATTGTAATTTTATCACCAGGTTTATTAGGAGTGGAAATCGGAGGTGGAAGTCCTCTTGAGACAGCCTCAGGAGTAACCTTACTGGTTATTAGTTTCCTTGTGCTGCTGTACGGGAGTTATGCTCTACTTTTTAAACCTCCTGTTCTGGCGCCTGTAAAAAACATGAAATCGCATGAGGACTATATAGCAGCGCTTAACCATTACAGAAATGCAAAGGGGTTAAAGAAGGATATTGCTCTCGCCCTGGATCAGTTGGATCGAATAGAGAAGAAGAAAACCACCTTGTCAGATGTCCTTGGTCAAAGATTTGATCAAGCAGAACTAAGCTACAAGAAGTTCCATTCTGTCATTGATGCGGTCGAACAACTTTTTTACCTGAATATCAGGGGTATCCTGAATAAGCTTAGTGTATTCGATGCTTCAGAGTTCTCCACTTTCACTAGTGAGAAAAAACTCACGCAGTTTTCCAATAAATTGGTCCAAGAAAAAACAGCTCTAAACAATGAGTACTTAGCCTCCGTAACGGGATATCTTGGCGCCAATGAAGAAATCCTGCTGAAGTTAGACAAGCTGCTGCTGGAGATCTCTCAATTGGACAGCACAGATTATCAAAATATTGAGGATATGCCCTGCATGAAGGAAATGGATGCATTGATCAAGCAGACCAAGTTCTATAAGCAATGAAAGGGAGATGAGCATGGCTAGAAAAGGTAAAGCGTTCATGGTGTTAGGGGTTATCGCAGTGGCCGTTTTTGTTCTTGTGTATTTTGGGATCAGTTTAACATCCAATTTAGGCAAAACCGAGACACAGGTAACTGCAGAAGGCGCAGCCAAGCAACTGGATAAACTGTACAAAAGCATTTCTTTAACTGCCGCAGAGCCAATAAAGGGTCAGATCGATCTTGATCCTGCGACTGTCGGCGATTCATTGCCCGATATCTCCAAGTTCCCTATTTCGGTGGCCAACACAACGGACAGTTTCGTAGAGATTTTCTCTTCCACAGAGAAATCAGGGACTGGTGTTGACGGGTGGTTGAATGAAGTAGCGACAGATTTCAATAAGTCCAATATTGTGGTGAATGGGAAGCCTGTTTCTGTCAAAATCCGTAATATTGCTTCGGGAACAGCCGCAGATTACATAAAGTCGGGCAAGTATGTGCCGGATGCCTTCACTCCTTCCAATGAGCTCTGGGGAGAAATGGTTAAAGCGCAAGGTATCCAAACTCAGCTTATATCTAAGCGTCTTGTCGGCAATGTAGCTGGTATTGTATCAACCAAGAAAAAATATGATGAGCTGGTGGATAAGTACGGTTCTTTAAACGTCAAGACGGTTACAGACGCTATAGCGGATAACGAGTTGGCTTTGGGGTACACCGATCCTTTCGCCAGTTCTACGGGTTTAAACTTTCTGGTGACTACCCTTCAGACTTTTGACAGCTCTGATTTGCTTGGAGAAAAAGCGGTTCAGGGGTTTGAGCGATTCCAGGCCAATGTCCCTTTTATCGCATCCACAACTTTACAAATGCGTGATGCGGCTAAGACGGGGATGCTTGATGCTTTTGTCCTGGAGTACCAAACCTATGTCAATGCGCCGGATCTGAAGAGCGGCTATGTATTCACTCCTTTTGGGGTAAGGCATGACAGTCCGCTGTACGCTTTGGGGAATTTGCCTCAAGATAAACTGGATATGATTAAGAAGTTTGCGGAGTTCGCGAAGCAGGATAAGTATCAGAAATTAGCTGAGGACAAAGGATTCAATGGTCTTAAGGATTACCATTCAGAGCTTGATGCGGTTGACGGTACTCTCCTATCCTCTGCTCAAAAGTTGTGGAAGGAAAAGAAGAACGGGAATAAACCGATTGCGGCGGTATTTGTAGCCGATGTGTCCGGGAGTATGGATGGCGAACCGCTAAACCGGTTGAAAGAGTCGTTATTAAGAGGTCAAAAGTACCTCGGCAGAGACAACAGCATTGGTTTTGTTTCTTACTCCAGTGAAGTTTCAATCAACCTTCCGATTGCGAAGTACGACGCGAATCAGCAGTCTATGTTTGTTGGAGCAGTCAACAGCCTTCAGGCCGGCGGCGGCACAGCTACTTTTGACGGTATTGTGGTGGCAATGAAAATGCTTCGGGATGAGCTGGCGGCTAACCCTGATGTTAAACCTGTGATCTTTGTCTTAAGCGACGGGGAAACGAATGAAGGGCATTCGCTCGATGATATCCGGGGGTTAATTGAGACCTTCAAGATTCCGGTATACACGATAGGCTACAATGCGAATATCAAGGCGCTTCAAAGCATTTCAAGTATTAATGAGGCGGCCAGCATCAACGCGGATACAGACGATGTTGTGTATAAGATCGGTAATTTGCTCAACGTTCAAATGTAAAATCTATTCTAGGAGGGGTTACCATGTCATTTTCAATGGAAGTCATCAATCCGGAGAAGATTAAGTCGGCTATTGAGGAGCAGGTTAAGCCTGTGCCCGAGGAAGTAGCCCAGCTAAAGGAGCTGGCGGTAAACAATGTCTCCACGATCCTTGAACTGGATATTGATTCACTGGAGAAGCGGAAAGAGATCCTGCAATCCATTGATAATTTCGGCATAAATACGATGCGGTCATCGTCGGAGAAAAATTCTCTTTTGCAGGTGTCTGTGGGGAACCTATCCAGAACGGGCGATGAAGGCGGTCAAGTCGCCAAGGGGTTAACCGAGCTGCAGCTCCAGTTGAAGGATTTAGACCCGAGTGTTGTGGATTTTGCCAAAAGCGGATTTCTGGGCAAGTTCTTTAACCCATTGCGCAGCTACTTTGCCAAGTATCAAAAGGCGGATGCTGTCATTTCGGACATTATTACTTCTTTGGATAAGGGCAAGTCTGTATTAAAGAATGATAATACGACTTTGGAGTTTGAACAGCAGGCGCTTCGGGAGCTCACTAAAAAGCTGCAAAAGGAAATCCAGCTTGGCATGTTGATGGATGAAGAAATTGAGTCTCAGATTGAAGCGGCAAAATCACGTAATGAGTCGGAAGATAAAATCCGGTTCATTAAAGAAGAAGTGCTGTTTCCGCTGCGTCAGCGCGTGATGGACCTGCAGCAAATGCAGGTGGTTAATCAACAGGGGATCATGGCGATCGAAGTGGTAATCCGAAATAATAAAGAGCTGATTCGCGGGGTGGACAGAGCCCGAAATGTCACGATCTCCGCCCTAAAAATCTCGGTTACCGTAGCCAGCGCGCTTTACAATCAAAGAATTGTCTTGAAAAAGATTGAGCTTCTTAACCAAACCACTAACGATCTGATAAGCGGCACCTCCAAAATGCTGAAAGATCAAGGCGCGGCGATCCATAAGCAGTCTCTGGAAACGAGTATTTCGGTAGACACTTTAAAGCAGGCTTTCACCGACGTGCTGTCCGCTCTAGATTCTATCAGCACTTACAAGCAGGAGGCCCTTCCCAAAATGCGTGAAACCATCAATCAGTTCAGAGAGCTGGCGGATACCGGAGAACAGCAGATACAGCGTCTGGAGAAAGGGCAGAAGCTGGGTCTGTAGCCGGTGAACGAATGAGCAAGAGTGTGTAGAATTTACGCACTCTTGCTTTGTTCTTTAATCGACTCTTTTAACAAATATTTTGACCATAACACACAGAAGCGCCAAATGAAATATAAGCCCAACGCCAAAATCCGCAATAGCAGTATAAGGTCTGCCTTGTTCTATAGCAAAAAACGCTTCAGCCGGCCAATACGTAGGAATCCATGCTCCCAGAAGCTGCCATGCACCTGGTACAAAATAAGCTGCCGCAGGCCCTGCTATAAGTAATCCGCCTATCTTGGCTAAAGCCAATCCCTCCACCTTATTGGCAGCAAAGGCTGCAAGGAACAAGGTGTAGCAAGGTGCTTCAATGGCTAATAACAGGAGTATGAAGATTATTCCCGAATGAATTTCAGATCGTCCCGAGAAGATTAAATAGGAGGATGAAAGCAAGATACAGAGCATGGATGGCAGAATTAATCTGTATAGCATGTAGCCTCTGCGCATCAGCGGCGTAATCGCATAATAGGAAATGATATTTTCATCGCGTTCATCAAGCATTAGCAGCCCGGTCATCATGCCTGTAAGCATTGGGACAGTCATAACCAGGAAAACTGCGGTAAAGCTGCTGTAGTTATATATATCCAACGAATAGCTGCTCATAAGCCAAACTGCGACAATCGGGAATATATATCGCGAAATAACAAGAAGAGCCATAGGAGCTAAGAATCCTGTCATCAGCACCGGGTCCAGACCGGCATGGCGAATATCATGGATAAGAAGCGACCGATATTTATTCATTTCCCCGTCCCTCCCCTGCCATCAGAACATGGTGTTCACAGGACCGCTTTGCCCATACATAGATTACTGCATTCCAAATTAGCAATATCCATAAGGAATACAAATAATCGGTTGTCGATATAGCTGAAAATGCCCCATTCAGCAATCTCAATGTCCCTTCGGTCGGCAGCACCAGAAAGAGCTTGGAATTCCATATATTCAAATAACCAAGCAGCGGAAGCACAAACGGCAGCGCATACGCCTGAGAAAGTAGAATAAAGCTGTTAATGCTATGACAGCGAGCCACAACTCCAATTGACAGAAGCGTCATAAAGCTTGATGTTAAGATGATTCCAACCGAGAAAGCCAACGGAGATTCCGGAATTCCGCTTGCGGCTGCATGTATACCCCAAGCTGCCAACAAAGACAACACGGATAATGAACCTGCTTTTGAGAGCAAATATTCCCTAACACGAATTGGAGTGACAAATAGAGGATCATGGATACCCTGATCCCTTTCCAGCAGCACAATCCCTCCCGCTAGAATAAGACCGAGTGCACTTGGGTCGCTAAACGTTAACAATACGATTACATTCTCCCGATATCCATCAGGAATAAAATGC includes these proteins:
- a CDS encoding nitrilase-related carbon-nitrogen hydrolase gives rise to the protein MATVKLALVQFESALMDVAANVRRGLEFVEQASRQGADLIVFPELCITGYNTDVIGDRYHELAEDTGGPTVQAFREAARAHNINIVLGMALKLDEGGTANGAVIIDRTGAVAGTYSKVHLWEDERKYFEPGDVCSPYELDFGKLGVLICYDAGFPEAARTLALQGAKLIVTPSAFSIEDKHRWDIYYPARALENTCFVAGINGVGGDLRLFGNNKLANPKGELIVSGHLNEEDMQVLEINLDEADECSKLTPYLRDLRMDTYGYQA
- a CDS encoding amino acid ABC transporter ATP-binding protein, with product MLQIEQVSKQYHGDPILKEVSLDIREGERVVIIGPSGSGKSTLLRCMAGLEPIDGGQILYNGQDVGVSRHVRAEIGMVFQSFDLFQHLNAIQNIMLAPKVVRREKEHEVRARAVQLLERVRLKDRAEHYPEQLSGGQQQRIAIARALAMNPKLMLFDEPTSALDPEMTAEVLDVISDLARDGMTVVIVTHEMEFARRVGDRIIFMDQGKVVEDLPSSQMEEAGKHPRLAQFLNQITQY
- a CDS encoding amino acid ABC transporter permease; translation: MELLEGVWAYLGSRAFLDGAVNTMKLTLVSQIVAVLLGFIIALAKMSRWKLLQGLAASYIWIFRGIPVLVQLIFVYTALPQFGIRLTGFQSAFVALALNEAAYMAEIVRSGLASVGKGQHRAANALGMNSWQRMRYVVLPQAFRVIVPPTANQFIGMLKTSAMASVVGYTDLLLTAQQTASANFDYVDTLIAAVIYYLAFTALFTLVQTYLERRMDITRSRTRKPRLFSLMKRGKSIL
- a CDS encoding ABC transporter substrate-binding protein — its product is MMKNTKMLVCAMLVLVVAVLSACSGTNSANGGQASAPAESSKPQETAAAAAPSFLVEKGFLTYGTAATFPPFEYMVNNEFTGFDIELGQAIAKEMGVEVKIQSMNFDGLIPALQGKRIDIINSAMYIKPEREEQVDFIPYMGLADSIVVKSGNPKGIKSLDDLSDLTVAVTRGAVEEINVREHNEKLKQAGKKEIKILALPTANDAVLATEQGRADAFLHSSPGAAYLQEEKPGVFEIAGSFGADTKIGIAVRKGDTETKTAIEAALKKVVENGTYTQLMEKYHLPAEMSYFK
- a CDS encoding GntR family transcriptional regulator; its protein translation is MSRIPTFVTASEHVYSVLKQWVLSGELAPGEKIDQDAVAARLGVSKMPVRSALDKLAAQDLVLLHSHRGVTVTPLSAEHLEDIYLVRCNLEGLAVQLATELLTPEDAAVLNGMIQKQEELANHHSLDTEAILAANREFHMFIYSLAQRPVLLSIIERLWEQSERYRRILLIQPGMVDGSLNEHRRLVELMTLKQAEEASRYLVEHNRKTQQVVLSVMQNNQN
- a CDS encoding mandelate racemase/muconate lactonizing enzyme family protein, whose amino-acid sequence is MLISQIDVFRCDLPLSPPFTHSSSGTVTHLKEIYLRITADSGVTGWSEVRGNCEYVTGDTPERVAAVLTHTLGPALLGKPVMNRNRINAQLDKLINGNSAARAAVDIALLDLMGKQLKVSVADLLGGRLRDSIPSDATIAFGTPDEAEEEAVRYLQDGFRTIKVRVGPDRAADLERVRRARAVIDSLGLGGEVLLCVDANQGWTPKQASLRLRELEALGVEWVEQPVPADDFSGLKQVRQQTRAAVVADESCRTCADVARIAAEGAADIVHLKLVKAGSVANLLRMMAVAESFGIPYMLGQMDEGRLATAALLQIAAASRASHFEVWGFQRVRPEDDPAGALTVSNGAVSVPEGFGLGVTVDESRLTNIASLSAGAT
- a CDS encoding quinone oxidoreductase family protein, which codes for MKAMVIDGFGGAEKLRLMELPDLSPAPGNLTIDVAYAGVGYADILLRRGEFGSSFSMPLVPGLEVSGYVRAIGEGVEGFYVGQPVASMTLLNLGGYAAMASVRASLTVPLDTLGSELDLATAAASIVNLTTAYMAIKDVNRMQAGSTVLIHAAAGGLGSFLSQVAKRLGAKHVMGTVGSTGKLKLAESLGYDELFLRDEFVERVLHATGGAGVDAVFDPVGGEARSRSLQVLSPLGQLVVVGNASGEPDMLQSTNGLWINNQAIAGFSLGGYAETAPDKVGAAAKEALGMLARGELHSEVSGVYPLEQVAETHLLLEKKNTIGKIVLKIQ
- a CDS encoding helix-turn-helix transcriptional regulator codes for the protein MEVRKLKALGQFLRSRRERIQPAMVGISGKYGRRRTPGLRREEVAELAEVSTTWYTWLEQGREVRVSKDVIERIGRALLLSPEEHLHLKRLANYDRMTDPSASPMNGIDTGLRQIVEQIRYPAIIATFRTDVLVWNRMASIFLTDFDSLPKEECNMTRLVFTDSSLRQNIANWDEFARYGLAILRSYYDQHPDDPVLEEFVQGLCNDSPLFAEFWQLHDVQDKKAVRFELNHPEAGPLTFTLNSFSHINGNSDIHLCVYTPEEGTLTEQHMLEFTGQSIL